Proteins encoded by one window of uncultured Cohaesibacter sp.:
- a CDS encoding homoserine O-acetyltransferase — MTDPTDTKDNDSTVGETEDLALHEARSPSSQSVTFGPDEPLELDAGVTLSPFTIAYETYGTLNEDRSNAILACHALTGDQYAASQSPVTGKQGWWSALIGPGKPIDTDRYFVICSNVLGGCSGSTGPASINPETGKAYGLELPVITIRDMVRAQTMLIKHLGIEKLFSVIGGSMGGMQAIQWASEYPELCASAVFIATAPHHTSQNIAFYEVGRQAVMADPEWHGGRYLELGTTPRKGLSVARMAAHVTYMSEQSLQSKFGRNLQNRDAKTFSFDADFQIESYLRHQGMTFVDRFDANSYLYVTRAMDYFDIAADYGGQLAKAFNRKTPRVCLVSFTSDWHYPTSGSRLLVHALNAAGASVSFVEIETDKGHDAFLLEEPEFFDAVDGFLNAAARDYNLSFAAPGKTGTDGESGQ; from the coding sequence ATGACCGACCCCACGGACACCAAAGACAACGACAGCACCGTGGGCGAAACGGAAGATCTGGCCCTGCACGAGGCACGCTCTCCCTCGAGCCAGAGCGTCACATTCGGCCCGGACGAGCCGCTTGAGCTGGATGCTGGCGTCACCCTCAGCCCCTTCACCATCGCTTACGAGACATACGGCACCCTCAACGAGGACCGCAGCAATGCGATCCTCGCCTGCCACGCCCTGACCGGCGACCAATATGCCGCCTCACAATCTCCCGTGACGGGCAAGCAGGGCTGGTGGTCAGCCCTGATCGGACCGGGCAAACCCATCGATACCGATCGCTACTTCGTCATCTGCTCGAACGTGCTGGGTGGCTGCTCCGGCTCCACAGGACCCGCCTCGATCAACCCAGAAACCGGCAAGGCCTATGGCCTCGAGCTACCGGTCATCACGATCCGTGACATGGTGCGCGCCCAGACCATGCTCATCAAACATCTGGGCATCGAAAAACTTTTCAGCGTCATCGGCGGCTCCATGGGTGGCATGCAGGCCATCCAGTGGGCCTCGGAATATCCCGAACTCTGCGCGTCGGCCGTCTTCATCGCCACCGCGCCGCACCATACTTCGCAGAATATAGCCTTCTACGAGGTCGGACGGCAGGCCGTGATGGCTGATCCGGAATGGCATGGCGGACGCTATCTCGAACTCGGCACCACGCCGCGCAAGGGCCTGTCCGTTGCGCGCATGGCCGCCCATGTCACCTACATGTCCGAGCAGTCGCTGCAGAGCAAGTTCGGCCGCAATCTGCAGAATCGCGATGCGAAGACCTTTTCCTTTGATGCCGATTTCCAGATCGAGAGCTACCTTCGCCATCAGGGCATGACCTTCGTTGACCGCTTCGACGCCAACTCCTACCTCTATGTCACGCGCGCAATGGATTATTTCGACATCGCGGCAGACTATGGCGGACAGTTGGCAAAGGCCTTCAACCGCAAGACCCCGCGCGTCTGTCTGGTCTCCTTCACCTCTGACTGGCACTATCCGACCTCTGGCAGCCGCCTGCTCGTCCATGCCCTCAATGCGGCAGGGGCTTCGGTGAGCTTTGTCGAGATCGAAACCGACAAGGGCCATGACGCCTTCCTGCTTGAGGAACCCGAATTCTTCGATGCGGTCGATGGCTTCCTCAATGCAGCGGCCCGTGACTACAATCTCAGCTTCGCCGCACCGGGCAAAACCGGGACCGATGGAGAGAGCGGACAATGA
- the gloB gene encoding hydroxyacylglutathione hydrolase has product MTKHALVTKLIPCLSDNYAVLAHDPEENVTLLVDAPEEGPIMAALQETGWTLTHILITHHHHDHVGGLAAIKAATGAAVWGPEMSREKIGHIDHGVEDGDKFKFGAVTIYCLGTPGHTLDHISYWIPDAELAFTGDTVFALGCGRVFEGTLRDMWFSVDKLAKLPPETTVFCGHEYTLANAEFCLTIEPDNELLLQRVNDIRELRAKGLPTVPTSILEELTTNSFIRANHQDIKDSLGMSEAEDPEVFAEIRTRKDKF; this is encoded by the coding sequence GTGACAAAACATGCACTCGTAACCAAACTCATTCCTTGCCTGTCCGACAATTATGCGGTTCTCGCCCACGATCCGGAGGAGAATGTCACCCTGTTGGTCGATGCCCCCGAAGAAGGCCCGATCATGGCCGCCCTTCAAGAAACCGGCTGGACGCTGACACACATTCTCATCACCCATCATCACCATGATCATGTCGGCGGCCTCGCAGCAATCAAGGCTGCAACCGGAGCGGCAGTCTGGGGACCGGAGATGAGCCGGGAGAAGATCGGGCATATTGACCATGGCGTCGAAGACGGCGACAAATTCAAATTCGGCGCGGTGACTATCTATTGTCTTGGCACCCCCGGCCACACCCTCGATCACATCAGCTACTGGATCCCCGACGCGGAACTGGCCTTCACCGGCGATACGGTTTTCGCCCTAGGCTGCGGCCGCGTCTTTGAAGGCACTTTGCGTGACATGTGGTTCTCAGTCGACAAGCTCGCCAAGCTGCCGCCGGAAACAACCGTTTTCTGCGGCCACGAATATACGCTCGCCAACGCCGAATTCTGCCTGACCATCGAGCCGGACAATGAGCTGCTGCTGCAACGTGTGAATGACATTCGGGAGCTGCGCGCCAAGGGACTGCCCACCGTCCCGACCAGCATCCTTGAAGAGCTGACCACCAACAGCTTCATCCGTGCGAACCATCAGGACATCAAGGATTCCCTCGGCATGTCAGAAGCAGAAGACCCGGAGGTCTTCGCCGAAATCCGCACGAGAAAAGACAAGTTCTGA
- a CDS encoding DUF2125 domain-containing protein, with translation MKTDTDGTKSHRKYLYLIGALLVVFAGWSAFWYTSYTRAQEIVDKLLAREVNGTRLVSCADQSLGGYPFRLYLSCSAYEVNDPRSGWQAKGGPVRALWQVYAPNLAVIEAENRVDLTHDRTGETFTMVSELIRGSVRFSPTDFVKRASFEAEKPVVSSNNQQLARLLDDVSAEKIALHLRPNPETATDLDLSLSATDLSAGQLPLFSGQVSFTAVDGLSPAIRNEANPAKAWLRQSGKIEKIDSQIEVGQKTLKLAGDVAIDDSGLANGLLKLRILNPPASSATASATLTAKRDGLNGPLTAMQLMGKPVKDGDLIGSEVDVRLDKGKIRTGFLTLGSIPAVQ, from the coding sequence ATGAAGACCGATACCGACGGGACGAAGTCCCACCGAAAATATCTCTACCTCATTGGAGCCCTGCTTGTCGTCTTTGCTGGCTGGTCCGCCTTCTGGTACACCAGCTACACCAGAGCACAGGAAATTGTCGACAAGCTGTTGGCACGCGAAGTCAATGGCACGCGCCTTGTCTCCTGCGCGGATCAGAGCCTTGGCGGCTATCCCTTCCGCCTCTATCTGTCCTGCTCCGCCTACGAGGTCAATGATCCCAGAAGCGGCTGGCAGGCTAAGGGCGGCCCCGTCCGCGCCCTCTGGCAGGTCTATGCCCCCAACCTTGCCGTCATCGAAGCGGAGAACCGGGTCGACCTCACGCACGACCGCACCGGCGAAACCTTCACCATGGTCTCCGAGCTGATCCGCGGCTCGGTCCGCTTCAGCCCGACGGACTTTGTCAAGCGCGCCTCGTTCGAGGCCGAAAAGCCGGTGGTCTCATCCAACAATCAGCAACTCGCCCGGCTCCTCGATGATGTCTCGGCCGAAAAGATCGCGCTTCATCTCCGCCCGAACCCGGAGACAGCAACGGATCTCGACCTGTCCCTGTCTGCCACGGATCTCTCGGCCGGTCAGCTGCCGCTGTTCTCCGGTCAGGTCTCCTTCACCGCCGTCGATGGCCTCTCCCCTGCCATTCGCAACGAGGCCAATCCGGCGAAAGCCTGGCTCAGACAATCCGGCAAGATCGAAAAGATCGACAGTCAGATCGAGGTGGGCCAGAAGACACTGAAGCTTGCTGGCGACGTCGCGATTGATGACAGCGGACTTGCCAATGGCCTCTTGAAACTGCGCATCCTGAACCCGCCTGCATCCAGCGCAACGGCCAGCGCAACCCTCACCGCCAAACGTGACGGCCTCAATGGCCCGCTCACGGCAATGCAGCTGATGGGCAAGCCCGTCAAGGATGGCGATCTGATCGGCTCGGAGGTCGACGTCCGTCTCGACAAGGGCAAGATCCGCACGGGCTTTCTGACGTTGGGCAGCATCCCCGCTGTTCAATAA
- a CDS encoding gamma-glutamylcyclotransferase, translating into MSRFFKPEEWERLPMDELWVFGYGSLMWRPGFEFEEAHVAVLEGYHRSLCVYSYVYRGTPEKPGLVLGLAEGGETIGMAFRVAALDREAVIAYLREREQVTSVYLERTGTARLMSGDRRGEEVKVLAYVADPDHEQFAGQLSLKEQERVVLDGRGKAGPNIDYVLNTVDHLKEIDIDDPELFALGAALRAKTV; encoded by the coding sequence GTGAGCAGATTTTTCAAACCCGAAGAGTGGGAGCGGCTGCCGATGGATGAATTGTGGGTTTTTGGCTATGGCTCCCTGATGTGGCGACCGGGCTTCGAGTTTGAAGAAGCCCATGTTGCCGTGCTTGAAGGCTATCATCGCTCACTGTGCGTCTATTCCTATGTCTATCGCGGAACGCCCGAGAAGCCGGGGCTGGTGCTGGGCCTCGCCGAGGGTGGGGAAACCATCGGTATGGCCTTTCGGGTTGCGGCGCTCGATCGCGAGGCGGTCATCGCCTATCTGCGCGAGCGTGAGCAGGTCACGTCGGTCTATCTGGAGCGCACCGGAACAGCCCGGCTGATGTCTGGCGACCGCCGGGGAGAAGAGGTCAAGGTGCTCGCCTATGTGGCGGACCCCGACCATGAACAGTTTGCCGGACAATTGTCGCTCAAGGAGCAGGAACGGGTCGTTCTTGACGGGCGGGGCAAGGCGGGGCCGAACATCGACTATGTGCTCAACACAGTCGATCACCTCAAGGAAATCGACATCGACGATCCCGAGTTGTTTGCGCTCGGAGCTGCGTTGCGCGCAAAGACCGTGTGA
- a CDS encoding chorismate mutase, which produces MSESSKEREGADAPTLDELRQRIDRIDEVIHRSLIERSEIVKALIAVKRTDKPGAAFRPGREVDMMRRLVGRHRGILPITTVEHIWREIIATFTHMQAPYDVVVAPGAALRDVARFYFGFTVGFKEAVSPETVINDVRAGEGSVLGVVGLKDVSDTPWWLTLASDGVQVIARLPVIRQEGRPVDTDAVVLSMPLMDTTVPDMHLVALAASSLEGADDAIRAVGGTVLSTCAVKDRVEILTAMPFSVGDFKIERLTELAVNPLVIRGNVGGYWTPITLS; this is translated from the coding sequence ATGAGTGAAAGTTCCAAGGAGCGCGAAGGTGCCGATGCACCGACGCTGGATGAATTGCGGCAACGGATCGACCGGATCGACGAGGTGATCCATCGGTCCCTGATCGAGCGCAGCGAAATCGTCAAAGCCCTGATTGCGGTCAAACGGACCGACAAGCCGGGGGCGGCCTTCCGTCCGGGCAGAGAAGTGGACATGATGCGCCGTCTTGTCGGGCGTCATCGCGGGATCCTGCCGATCACCACGGTCGAGCATATCTGGCGCGAGATCATTGCCACCTTCACCCACATGCAGGCGCCGTATGACGTGGTGGTTGCGCCGGGGGCAGCCTTGCGCGACGTTGCGCGCTTCTATTTCGGCTTTACGGTCGGGTTCAAGGAGGCCGTGAGCCCCGAAACGGTGATCAACGATGTGCGAGCCGGAGAAGGCTCGGTGCTCGGGGTTGTCGGGCTGAAAGACGTCTCTGACACGCCGTGGTGGCTGACGCTGGCAAGCGACGGGGTGCAGGTCATTGCCCGCTTGCCGGTGATCCGGCAGGAGGGACGCCCGGTCGACACGGACGCGGTGGTGCTGTCCATGCCGCTGATGGATACCACTGTGCCGGACATGCATCTGGTGGCGCTTGCCGCCTCGAGCCTTGAAGGCGCAGATGATGCCATCCGCGCCGTCGGCGGGACGGTGCTGTCGACCTGTGCCGTTAAGGATCGGGTGGAAATTCTCACGGCGATGCCGTTCTCGGTGGGGGATTTCAAGATCGAACGCCTGACCGAGCTTGCCGTCAATCCGCTGGTCATCCGGGGCAACGTGGGCGGCTACTGGACGCCGATCACCCTGTCCTGA
- the metW gene encoding methionine biosynthesis protein MetW, translated as MTSETDKKALIVGGRADNTRIDFELVAGMVEPGSRVLDVGSDDGGLLEMLRDQCNVEGRGIELSQRGVNKCVARGLSVIQGDADEDLIYYPDNSFDYVILSQTIQATRNPRNVLEHLLRIGSKAIVSFPNFGHWRVRSDLMFHGRMPVNDYLPYSWYDTPNIHFCTVRDFVNLCKETNAVIEKAHGLQGNGERISFSAPWWFWNLFAEQAIFLLSRDPQAK; from the coding sequence ATGACCTCAGAGACCGACAAGAAAGCTCTCATCGTGGGCGGACGGGCAGACAACACCCGCATCGACTTTGAACTCGTCGCAGGCATGGTGGAGCCGGGCTCCCGCGTGCTCGACGTGGGCAGCGACGACGGCGGACTGCTGGAAATGCTGCGCGATCAGTGCAACGTCGAGGGGCGCGGCATCGAGCTGTCCCAGCGCGGCGTCAACAAATGCGTGGCCCGTGGTCTGTCGGTCATTCAGGGCGATGCGGACGAGGATCTGATCTACTATCCGGACAACAGTTTCGACTATGTGATCCTCAGCCAGACCATTCAGGCGACCCGCAATCCGCGCAATGTGCTCGAGCATCTCCTGCGCATCGGCTCCAAGGCCATCGTGTCCTTTCCAAACTTCGGACATTGGCGCGTCCGCTCGGACCTGATGTTCCATGGCCGCATGCCGGTCAACGACTATCTGCCCTACAGCTGGTACGACACGCCCAACATTCACTTCTGTACGGTTCGCGATTTCGTCAATCTGTGCAAGGAGACCAACGCCGTCATCGAGAAGGCGCATGGCTTGCAGGGCAATGGCGAGCGCATTTCCTTCAGCGCCCCATGGTGGTTCTGGAACCTGTTTGCCGAACAGGCCATCTTCCTGTTGAGCCGCGATCCCCAAGCCAAATAA
- a CDS encoding class I SAM-dependent methyltransferase: MFLDVLDLRNFYAQPLGGVTAQHINLGIRQHWPNLNGLTVLGMGYAPPYLRELRGEAERTLSLMPAQQGAVYWPSTGASLTSLVDANALPLPDSCIDRILLVHMLELVDNPADHLREIWRVLTPGGRLLVVVPNRRGVWARLEHSPFAYGRPFSKGQLTHLMRDTMFTPVRWSEALHFGPFKGRGYFGSARLWEKIGKRCWPAFAGVHIVEATKLMRQALPAQEANVLQSSFRPVFLPVPHLPNSYPGAGIRNPFFDWQGERNWRDPDPQA, encoded by the coding sequence ATGTTTCTTGATGTACTTGATTTGCGGAATTTCTACGCCCAGCCACTCGGCGGGGTGACTGCGCAGCACATCAATCTCGGAATTCGCCAGCATTGGCCAAACCTCAACGGCCTGACTGTTCTTGGTATGGGCTATGCGCCACCCTATCTCAGAGAGCTGCGGGGAGAGGCCGAGCGCACCCTGTCGCTGATGCCAGCCCAGCAAGGGGCGGTCTATTGGCCCTCCACGGGGGCATCCCTGACCAGTCTGGTTGATGCCAATGCGCTGCCGCTACCCGATTCCTGCATTGACCGGATCCTGCTTGTTCACATGCTCGAGCTCGTTGACAATCCGGCAGATCATCTCAGGGAGATCTGGCGGGTGCTGACACCGGGCGGGCGATTGCTCGTTGTCGTTCCAAACCGTCGCGGCGTCTGGGCGCGTCTGGAGCATTCCCCCTTTGCCTATGGTCGTCCCTTCTCGAAAGGGCAGCTCACCCATCTCATGCGGGATACGATGTTCACACCCGTGCGCTGGAGCGAGGCTCTCCATTTCGGACCCTTCAAGGGGCGTGGCTATTTCGGCTCGGCCCGGCTGTGGGAGAAGATTGGTAAGCGTTGCTGGCCCGCCTTTGCCGGTGTGCATATTGTCGAGGCGACAAAGCTGATGCGTCAGGCCCTGCCGGCGCAGGAGGCCAATGTGTTGCAGTCGAGCTTCCGGCCGGTCTTCCTGCCGGTGCCCCATCTTCCCAACAGCTATCCGGGTGCGGGCATCCGCAATCCCTTCTTCGATTGGCAGGGCGAGCGAAACTGGCGGGATCCGGACCCTCAGGCCTGA
- a CDS encoding Lrp/AsnC family transcriptional regulator, with translation MRRALDDLDRQLIRLLQADARLSTSEIGRKLSVARSTVHERIERLKREGVIDGFTVLLNSDPLDALNRAIVFVEIDPKMQAAIVRKLEDFPEISSCFTVNGAFDLALIVEMPQLEDLDALLDEIGEIEGVARTMTNIILAKKFDRRHTLINETAKKLFGQEPF, from the coding sequence ATGCGGCGTGCGCTTGATGATCTTGATCGACAACTGATCCGACTGCTGCAGGCGGACGCCCGGCTGTCAACATCCGAAATCGGTCGCAAGCTGTCCGTTGCCCGTTCGACCGTGCATGAGCGCATCGAGCGTCTCAAGCGGGAAGGGGTGATCGACGGCTTCACCGTGCTGCTGAACAGCGATCCGCTGGACGCGCTCAACCGGGCGATCGTGTTTGTCGAGATCGATCCCAAGATGCAGGCGGCTATCGTGCGCAAGCTGGAGGATTTTCCCGAGATTTCCTCCTGCTTCACGGTGAATGGCGCCTTCGATCTGGCGCTGATCGTGGAAATGCCGCAGCTTGAGGATCTGGATGCCCTGCTTGATGAAATTGGTGAGATCGAGGGTGTGGCGCGGACGATGACCAACATCATTCTGGCCAAAAAGTTTGATCGCCGTCACACGCTGATCAATGAGACGGCGAAGAAACTGTTCGGTCAGGAGCCGTTTTGA
- a CDS encoding prephenate/arogenate dehydrogenase family protein: MSDFMFQRMALIGIGLLGSSIALAARQRGLVDHIAITTRSEATLHRAEELGLGDSYHINSVDAVKDADLIIVCTPVGACEAVAKAIAPHLQPGAIVTDVGSVKASVVRQMQPHLPGNVHFVPSHPIAGTEHSGPDAGFAELFINRWCILTPPEGTDEVAVETLHAFWTALGSNVEMMDPHHHDNVLAITSHLPHLIAYNIVGTASDLELVTNSEVIKYSAGGFRDFTRLAASDPTMWRDVFLHNKEAALEMLGRFSEDLTALQRAIRWEDGDKLFELFSRTRSIRRSIIDAGQEVDVSDFGRHLRDGETHAKTLNRDDHEYTGS; the protein is encoded by the coding sequence ATGTCTGATTTTATGTTCCAGCGCATGGCCCTCATCGGCATCGGCCTGTTGGGGTCCTCGATTGCTCTTGCAGCGCGACAACGGGGTCTGGTGGATCATATCGCCATCACCACCCGTTCGGAGGCGACGCTTCATCGGGCCGAGGAACTTGGGCTGGGGGACAGTTATCACATCAATTCCGTCGATGCGGTCAAGGATGCGGACCTGATCATTGTCTGCACGCCCGTGGGGGCCTGCGAGGCTGTGGCCAAGGCCATTGCGCCGCATCTTCAGCCGGGTGCCATCGTGACCGATGTGGGCTCGGTGAAGGCTTCTGTCGTGCGGCAGATGCAGCCTCATCTTCCCGGAAATGTGCATTTCGTGCCCAGCCATCCCATCGCGGGGACCGAGCATTCCGGCCCGGATGCGGGCTTTGCCGAGCTGTTCATCAATCGCTGGTGCATTCTGACGCCCCCCGAGGGGACAGATGAAGTGGCAGTCGAGACACTGCATGCCTTCTGGACCGCGCTTGGCTCCAATGTCGAGATGATGGACCCGCATCACCATGACAACGTTCTGGCGATCACGTCCCATCTGCCGCACCTGATTGCCTACAACATTGTCGGCACGGCTTCGGATCTCGAGCTGGTCACGAACTCGGAAGTGATCAAATATTCGGCTGGTGGTTTCAGGGATTTCACGCGTCTTGCCGCCTCCGATCCGACCATGTGGCGCGATGTCTTCCTGCACAACAAGGAAGCGGCGCTGGAAATGCTCGGTCGGTTCAGCGAGGATCTGACAGCCTTGCAGCGCGCCATTCGCTGGGAAGACGGGGACAAGCTGTTTGAGCTGTTCTCCCGCACCCGCTCGATCCGGCGCAGCATTATCGATGCCGGGCAGGAAGTGGATGTTTCGGACTTTGGTCGTCATCTCAGGGACGGGGAAACCCACGCCAAGACCCTCAACCGGGACGATCACGAATATACCGGCAGCTGA
- the hisC gene encoding histidinol-phosphate transaminase yields the protein MSLKQEPVRPKPRDCVTGIPLYVPGKSKANGNGRVHKLSSNESPLGASPKAVDAYRQMAGQLELYPDGGSNSLRDAIAEVHGVHPERVLCGAGSDEVLSLLANAYLESGDEAIYCEHGFLMYPIAIQAAGATPVVAMEKDLTTDVDAILAAVTDKTKMVFLANPNNPTGTYLPFSEVRRLHKGLPGNVILVLDAAYAEYVTSTDYEAGIELAGSSENVVMTRTYSKIYGLASLRLGWCYGPQAIIDAMNRIRGPFNVSGPAQSAGIAAIRDQEFVRSAVEHNSEWLPKVTKALEGIGLKVTPSVANFILIHFPEVPGKTAAEADKYLLDHGCVLRQVDSYNLPNSLRMTIGTKEACEDVIATLTKFLNGAH from the coding sequence ATGTCTCTGAAGCAAGAGCCAGTGCGTCCGAAGCCCCGCGACTGTGTGACCGGGATCCCTCTTTACGTTCCGGGCAAGAGCAAAGCCAATGGCAACGGTCGCGTTCACAAGCTGTCGTCGAATGAAAGCCCGCTGGGGGCCAGCCCCAAGGCGGTTGATGCCTATCGCCAGATGGCAGGACAGCTTGAGCTTTATCCGGACGGCGGCAGCAACTCCTTGCGTGATGCAATTGCAGAGGTCCATGGCGTCCATCCCGAGCGCGTTCTTTGCGGTGCCGGGTCGGATGAGGTTCTGAGCCTGCTTGCCAATGCCTATCTGGAAAGCGGTGATGAGGCCATCTATTGCGAGCATGGCTTCCTGATGTATCCGATTGCCATTCAGGCCGCCGGGGCAACCCCTGTCGTTGCCATGGAAAAGGATCTGACCACCGATGTGGATGCCATCCTTGCGGCTGTGACCGACAAGACGAAGATGGTTTTTCTGGCCAACCCGAACAACCCGACGGGCACCTACCTGCCGTTCTCCGAAGTACGCCGTTTGCACAAGGGGTTGCCGGGCAATGTAATTCTGGTGCTTGATGCCGCCTACGCGGAATATGTCACCAGCACCGACTACGAGGCCGGGATCGAGCTTGCTGGCAGTTCCGAGAATGTCGTAATGACCCGCACCTATTCCAAGATCTACGGGCTTGCCAGCCTGCGCCTTGGCTGGTGCTATGGTCCTCAGGCCATTATCGATGCCATGAACCGCATTCGTGGTCCGTTCAACGTGTCCGGTCCGGCTCAGTCTGCCGGTATCGCTGCCATTCGTGATCAGGAATTCGTGCGCTCTGCGGTCGAGCATAACAGCGAATGGCTGCCGAAGGTGACGAAGGCTCTTGAAGGCATCGGCCTCAAGGTGACCCCGAGTGTGGCCAACTTCATCCTCATTCACTTCCCCGAAGTGCCCGGCAAGACAGCAGCTGAGGCTGACAAATATCTGCTTGATCATGGCTGCGTGCTGCGGCAGGTCGATAGCTATAATCTGCCCAACTCGCTGCGGATGACCATCGGCACGAAAGAGGCTTGTGAAGACGTGATTGCGACCCTGACCAAATTCCTGAACGGGGCGCACTGA
- a CDS encoding aldehyde dehydrogenase family protein, producing MNVSMKLSLNDETSALLEKLGVSGDLLTGSLVVNSPIDGSFIANVTEQDAAAMNAAVDAAHEAYLKWRTVPAPVRGELVRLLGEELRTHKEALGRLVSIEAGKILSEGLGEVQEMIDICDFAVGQSRQLYGKTIASERPGHRMMETWHPMGVCGVISAFNFPVAVWSWNTCLALVCGDAVVWKPSEKTPLTALACEAILARVIAKFDAAPEGLHQLVIGGPAAGEALVDNPKAPIISATGSTRMGRAVGPRVADRFGRSILELGGNNAMVVAPSADLGMAVRAICFSAVGTAGQRCTSLRRLIVHESIADQLVDQLKKAYSSLPVGSPLEPGTLVGPLIDETAFNTMQASLTAAREQGGNVTGGVRVEKEGLGGCYVTPALVEMPGQSDVVKTETFAPILYVMRYSDFADALALHNDVPQGLSSCIFTLNMREAEEFMSAAGSDCGICNVNIGPSGAEIGGAFGGEKETGGGRESGSDAWKGYMRRATNTINYSAELPLAQGVSFDV from the coding sequence ATGAACGTTTCCATGAAACTTTCGCTCAATGACGAAACCAGCGCCCTGCTTGAAAAGCTCGGTGTGTCTGGCGATTTACTGACCGGTTCGCTGGTCGTCAACAGCCCGATTGATGGCAGCTTTATTGCCAACGTGACCGAACAGGACGCCGCCGCGATGAATGCCGCGGTTGACGCGGCCCATGAGGCCTATCTCAAATGGCGCACCGTCCCGGCTCCCGTGCGCGGTGAACTCGTCCGTCTGCTCGGCGAAGAATTGCGCACCCACAAGGAAGCCCTTGGCCGCCTCGTCAGCATCGAAGCTGGCAAGATCCTGTCCGAAGGCCTTGGCGAGGTGCAGGAAATGATCGACATCTGCGATTTCGCCGTCGGTCAGTCTCGCCAGCTCTACGGCAAGACAATCGCTTCCGAACGCCCCGGCCATCGCATGATGGAAACCTGGCATCCGATGGGAGTCTGCGGCGTCATTTCCGCCTTCAACTTCCCCGTCGCGGTCTGGTCGTGGAACACCTGCCTTGCGCTGGTCTGTGGCGATGCCGTGGTCTGGAAACCGTCCGAGAAAACCCCGCTGACGGCGCTTGCCTGTGAGGCCATTCTGGCCCGCGTGATCGCAAAATTCGATGCCGCGCCCGAAGGACTGCACCAGTTGGTCATCGGCGGCCCGGCCGCTGGCGAAGCTCTCGTCGACAATCCCAAAGCCCCGATCATCTCAGCCACCGGCTCCACCCGCATGGGTCGCGCCGTTGGCCCGCGTGTTGCCGATCGCTTTGGTCGCTCCATCCTCGAGCTAGGTGGCAACAACGCCATGGTTGTCGCCCCGAGCGCCGATCTCGGAATGGCCGTCCGCGCCATCTGCTTCTCTGCCGTTGGCACCGCCGGTCAGCGCTGCACATCCCTGCGCCGCCTGATCGTGCATGAGAGCATCGCGGACCAGCTCGTCGATCAGCTCAAGAAAGCCTATAGCTCCCTCCCCGTCGGCTCTCCGCTGGAGCCGGGGACGCTGGTTGGTCCGCTGATCGACGAGACCGCCTTCAACACCATGCAGGCATCCCTCACCGCGGCCCGCGAACAAGGCGGCAACGTGACCGGTGGCGTACGTGTCGAGAAGGAAGGTCTTGGCGGATGCTATGTCACCCCGGCTCTTGTTGAAATGCCGGGCCAGAGCGACGTGGTCAAAACCGAGACCTTCGCGCCGATCCTCTATGTCATGCGCTATAGCGACTTCGCCGATGCGCTCGCCCTGCACAATGACGTGCCGCAGGGCCTGTCTTCCTGCATCTTCACCCTCAACATGCGAGAGGCAGAGGAATTCATGAGCGCAGCAGGATCCGACTGCGGCATCTGCAACGTCAACATCGGCCCGTCCGGCGCTGAAATCGGCGGTGCCTTCGGCGGCGAGAAAGAGACCGGCGGCGGTCGCGAGTCCGGCTCGGACGCATGGAAAGGCTACATGCGCCGCGCCACCAACACGATCAACTATTCGGCCGAGCTTCCGCTCGCTCAGGGCGTCTCCTTCGACGTCTGA